The nucleotide sequence TTGATGCGCAGGGCCGCGCGGGTGCCATCGCAGCGCTGGTGGTGGGCGATGCCAGTGGGCTGACTAGCGCAGACTGGCGCATCCTGCAGGACACCGGGACCATCCACCTGATGGTGATTTCCGGTCAGCATGTGAGCATGCTAGCCGGCTTGCTCTATGGCCTGGTGCTGCTGTTGGCGCGCTGGGGGCTGTGGCCGGCACGCCTGCCATGGTTGCCCTGCGCCTGCGCGCTCGCGTTGCTGGGTGCGCTTGGCTACGGTTGGCTGGCAGGTTTCGAGGTGCCGGTCCAGCGAGCCTGCCTGATGGTTGCACTGGTGCTGCTCTGGCGCCTGCGTTTTCGTCATCTCGGCGTTTGGTTGCCCCTGTTGGCAGCTTTTGACACCGTGCTGTTGATAGAGCCGCTGGTGAGCCTGCAGTCAGGTTTCTGGCTGTCGTTTGCGGCCGTGGCGCTGCTGGTCCTGATCTTTCGTGGCCGCCTCGGCATCTGGAACGGGTGGTACGCCCTTGGGCGCGCGCAGTGGTGTATGGCCCTGGGGCTGTTGCCGGCGCTTCTGGCGCTGGGCCTGCCGGTGAGTATCAGCGGGCCGCTGGGCAACCTTTTCGCAGTGCCGCTGGTGGGGGCGCTGATCGTGCCGCTGTCGTTGCTGGGCACAGCGCTCTTGTGGCTGCCTGCAATTGGTGAGTGGTTACTGTGGATCGCCGGCAGCCTGCTTGTGGCGCTATTCGCCCTACTGGAAGTGCTGGCCGCCTGGCAGCCTGCCTGGTTCGCTACAGACCTGCCGCTGTGGTGCTGGCTGTTGGTGACCTTGGGCATGTTGCTGCTTCTGCTGCCTGCAGGCATACCCTTCCGGGCCTTTGGCTTGATACTGCTGACGCCCTTGCTTTTTCCACCTGTCGATAAGCCGCCTGTCGGTCAGGCCGAGATATGGGTGCTGGACGTCGGCCAGGGGCTGGCGGTCCTGGTGCGAACTCGCGAGCATGCACTGCTCTACGATGCTGGGCCGCGTTACGGTGATTTCGATGTCGGCGAGCGGGTGGTATATCCCTCAATGCGGGCGCTCGGGCTGCGGGATCTGAACCTGTTGCTGCTTAGCCATGCCGACAACGATCATGCTGGCGGCGCCGAGGCAGTCCAGCGATATATGCTGGCGCCACGGGTCATCAGCGGTGAGCCGCAGAGGTTGCCGGCATCGCTACAGGCGGAAAGCTGCCGCTCAGGCGAGCACTGGGAGTGGGATGGCGTGCGTTTCACCCTTTGGCAATGGTCCGGAGCACGCAACGGTAACCAGGCGTCTTGTGTGCTGCTGGTTGAGGCTAATGGAGAACGTCTGCTGCTGACCGGTGATATTGACAAGCCTACCGAATGGGCATTGCAGGCCAGTAACCTGGAGATTTCGGCGCACTGGCTATTGCTGCCGCACCACGGTAGTCGCAGCTCATCTTCAGCCTCTTTTATCGAGGCAGTTGGCGCTAGGGATGCGCTGGTTTCCCGTAGCCTGCACAACGCATTCGGCCACCCACATCCAGATGTACTACGGCGTTTGCAGGATTCGGGTATCTCACTTCATGACACCGCCGAGCGGGGCGCCATCAGAATTCGCCTTGGCCGTTTCGAGCCGGCTCTGGGCTTGCGTAGCGAGCGACGATTCTGGCGGGAAAAATGAGAACCGGCGCCGTCGGCGGGTCGCCGCTCCTATGCTAGAGTTGCGCCACTTTTTCGAGGGGGATGCATCTCGTGTGGGAGCTTGTCAAAGCGGGTGGCTGGATCATGCTGCCCATCATTTTGTGTTCCATCGCAGCGGCAGGCATCGTCGCCGAGCGCTTGTGGACCCTGCGGCCGAGTCGCGTGACACCTCCACACCTGCTTGGGCAGGTATGGAAGTGGATCAAGGACAAGAAGCTGAGCAACCAGAAGCTCAAGGAGCTGCGTGCCGGCTCGCCGCTCGGTGAAATTCTGGCGGCGGGGCTGGCCAACTCGAAACATGGCCGCGAAATTATGAAGGAGTGCATCGAGGAAGCGGCAGCACGGGTGATTCATGATCTGGAACGCTACCTGAACGCCCTCGGCACCATTGCAGGTATTGCGCCGCTGCTTGGCCTGCTTGGCACGGTGCTGGGCATGATCGAGATCTTCAGTGCCTTCATGGGTTCGGGCATGTCCAATGCCGCCTTGCTTGCTTCCGGCATCTCCAAGGCGCTGATTACCACGGCGGCGGGATTGATAGTGGCGATTCCGGCACTGTTCTTCCACCGGTTCCTGACTCGTCGGGTCGAGGAACTGGTTGTCGGCATGGAGCAGGAGGCCATCAAGCTGGTCGAGGTGGTACAGGGCGACCGTGATGTCGAGCTGGGTGAGGGCAAGGCGTGAAGTTCCGGCGCAAGGCACGGGAGAACGTCGAGATTGGCCTGGCGCCGCTGATCGATGTGGTGTTTATCCTGCTGCTGTTCTTCGTGGTCACCACCACTTTCACTCGCGAGACCCAGCTCAGGGTCGAGCTGCCGGAAGCCGCCAGCGGCACGCCGCCGCAGGCTGAAACCCGGCAGTTGGAGGTGCTGGTCGATGTCGAGGGGCATTTCAGCCTCAACGGCAATCCGCTGATCAGTCATGACCTCAAGACTTTGATGGCCGCTCTTAGCAAGGAGTCGGCTGGTGACACCAGCCTGCCGCTGGTCATCAGTGCGGACGGCAAGGCACCGCACCAGGCGGTGGTCACGGCCATGGACGCTGCCGGCAAGCTCGGCTTCGCTCAATTGCGCATCACTACTGTCGAGGCTCAGCCGGAACCCTGATGGCATTCGTCAATCGCCTGCAGCGCGCCTGGTATGAAGGGCATCCCGCTCTGTCCTTGCTCGCTCCGCTGGAAGCCCTCTACCGGCATGTGGTCATGGCTAAACGCCGGAGGTTTCTCGCCGGTGATAGCGATAGCTATCGAGCGCCGGTGCCGGTCATCGTGGTGGGCAATATCACGGTCGGCGGCACCGGCAAGACGCCACTGATTCTCTGGCTGATCGAACACTGCCGCCGGCGTGGGTTGAAGGTCGGCGTGGTCAGCCGTGGCTACGGCGCTCGACCCCCTTCATATCCCTGGCGTGTGCTGCCCAAAGATTCGGCGGCGGAGGCGGGCGACGAGCCGTTGTTGATCGTGCAGCGCACCGGAGTGCCGCTGGTGATCGATCCGGATCGTGCGCGTGCCGTTCGCGCACTCCTCGAAAGCGAGCCGCTGGATCTGGTCCTGTCCGATGATGGCCTGCAGCATTACCGGCTTGCCCGTGACTTGGAGCTGGTATTGATTGACGCTGCGCGCAGGCTTGGCAACCAGCGCTGCCTGCCGGCCGGTCCTTTGCGTGAGCCTGCCGACAGATTGCAGTCCGTAGATGCCGTGCTGTTCAACGGCTCCGACGTCGACAGCGCTGAAGGTTATGGCTTCACCCTACAGCCATCGCGGCTGATCGAGCTGGTCAGCGGCGACGCCTGGCCACTGGATCACTTTCCGCCGGAGCAGCAGTTGCACGCGGTGGCTGGCATCGGCAACCCACAGCGTTTCTTCACTACGCTTGAGGCGCTACACTGGCGACCGATTCCGCATCCCTTCGTCGATCATGCCCGCTATGACCTGGAGCAGCTGAGTTTCAGTCCGGAGCTGCCAGTGGTCATGACCGAGAAGGATGCGGTCAAATGCCGGGCATTCGCGTTGCCGGGTTGGAGTTATCTGCAGGTCCAGGCCGAGCCGTCCGCAGCCTTCGTGACCTGGTTCGATACCCAGCTCGATCGCTTGCTGCCCCAATCTTCCTAAGCCGCGCGCTGACGTCGTGCTCGGCTGCATCCAAGGACCGCCCATGGATACCAAACTGCTCGATATTCTTGCCTGCCCGTTGTGCAAAGGCCCGCTGAAGCTGGCTGACGACAAATCCGAACTGATTTGCAAGGTCGATGCCATGGCCTTCCCGGTACGCGACGGCATCCCGGTGATGCTTGAAGGCGAAGCTCGCACCCTGGATGTGGACGAGCGGCTCGATAAATGAAACCAGCTTTCGTCGTAGTGATTCCGGCGCGCTATGCCTCCACCCGCCTGCCGGGCAAACCCCTTCAGGATATTGCCGGCAAACCGATGATTCGCCATGTCTGGGAGCAGGCATGTAAAAGCGCGGCGCAGCGAGTGGTAGTGGCGACCGATGATTCGCGGATCGTCACCGCCTGCGCCGAGTTCGGAGCGGAAGTGCTGCTGACCCGGCCCGATCACGAATCCGGAACCGACCGCCTGGCCGAAGTTGCGGCAGCTCTGGGTCTTGAGGCGGATGCCATCGTGGTCAACGTACAGGGTGACGAGCCGATGATTCCGCCGGCCGTGATCGACCAGGTGGCGGCGAACCTGGCGGCGCACCCGGAAGCCTCTATCGCTACTCTGGCCGAGCCGCTTGATGATGCCCAGGCCTTGTTCAACCCCAATGTGGTCAAGGTGCTCAGCGACATCAATGGCTTGGCGCTGACCTTCAGCCGTGCGCCATTGCCTTGGGCGCGGGACGACTTCGCGCGGGACCGTGCTGCGCTTCCGGCCGGCGTGCCCTATCGCCGTCATATTGGAATCTATGCCTACCGGGCAGGCTTTCTCGCCGACTTCGTAGCCTGGGGACCCTGCTGGCTGGAGAGTACCGAGTGCCTGGAGCAGCTGCGTGCGCTTTGGCACGGCCAGCGGATTCATGTGGCCGATGCCATCGAAGCGCCGCCGGCCGGGGTTGATACAGCTGAAGATCTACAGCGTGTCCGCGGTCTGTTGGGAGCATGAGCGTGAAGGTTCTGTTTGTTTGCCTGGGCAATATCTGCCGTTCACCCACCGCCGAGGCGGTATTTCGGCATCAGGCCCAGGCGGCCGGCCTCGAGCAACGGATTCATATCGACTCCGCCGGTACGGCTGACTGGCATCGAGGTAAATCGCCGGATAGCCGCAGTTGTCAGTTCGCCAGCCGCCGTGGCTATGATCTTGAGCCATTGCGCGCGCGCCAGGTGAGTGTCGATGACTTCCACGATTTCGATCTGATTCTGGCCATGGACCATGACAACCTGGCGCACCTGCGGCAGATGCAGCCGACCAATGCCCGCGCCGAGCTGGATCTGTTTCTCAAGCGCTACGGTTTGCCCCGCGATGCCGTGCCTGACCCTTACTACGGTGGTGATGAAGGCTTCGAAGATGTGCTGGATCTCGTCGAGCAGGCCAGCGCCGCGTTGCTGAACGAAATCAAGGCACGCCTTTGAGCCTGCTAATTGAGGAAAATCGCTCGCTCCGGGCGTTCAACACGTTCGCTGTTGATGCTTGTGCGCGCTACTTCACCGAAGCCCATGACGACAACGAGGTGCGCGAGGCGCTGGCGGCTGCGCAGCGTCTGGGCTTGCCCCTGCGCGTGCTCGGCGGGGGCAGTAACCTTTTGCTGACCCAGGACGTTGAGGCGTTGGTGCTGCGCCTGAACAGCCGGGGCATTCGGCTGCTGGCCGACGATGGCCAGCAGGTGGTGCTTGAGGTTGAGGCCGGTGAGCCATGGCACCCCTTTGTATTGCATAGTCTGGAGCTGGGCCTGGCGGGGCTGGAAAATCTGAGCCTGATTCCCGGAACCGTTGGAGCTGCGCCGATCCAGAATGTCGGCGCCTATGGAGTGGAGATCAGTGATGTTTTCGCCGGTTTGACCGCACTTGATCGCACCACGGGCAAGCTTTGTGAATTTGATGCAGCGACTTGCGCCTTCGCTTATCGCGACAGTCTGTTCAAGCAGCAGGGCGGGCGTTTCATCATCCTGCGGGTGCGTTTCGCGTTGCAGCGCACAGCGAGCCTGCGGCTGGAATATGGCCCTCTGCGTCAGCGTCTGCAGCAGATGGGTGTGGAGCAGCCGACACCCCGCGACGTTAGCGAGGCGGTGTGTGCGATTCGCCGGGAGAAACTGCCCGATCCGCAGGTGTTGGGTAATGCTGGCAGTTTCTTCAAAAACCCTCTGGTATCGCCGGTACAGGCCGACGAGTTGCGCCAGCGGTATCCCGGGCTGGTGGCCTATCCCCAGACCGATGGCCGGATCAAGCTCGCTGCCGGTTGGCTGATCGAGCAGGCTGGCTGGAAGGGCTATCGTGAAGGCGATGCCGCTGTGCATGGCCTGCAGGCCCTGGTTCTGGTCAATCACGGTGAAGCCAGTGGTCGCCAGATCCTGATGCTGGCGCAGCGTATACAGGCGGATATCGCCGCCCGCTTTGGGGTGGAGCTGGAAATCGAGCCGAACGTTATCTAGGCGTTCGGGCCGGGATAGTCGCTCTTGCCGAGGCCTAAGGCTCTCGCCAGAACCATCTCCCGTATCTTCGGATAGAAGCCATCTTCCAGGATCTCGTTCAGCAGTACGTCGGATCAGGAAAACCTGCGGCTGAGAGATCAGGCTGTTTCAGGTTGCGGAGGCCCACAAAGTGAATGTGAAAGTCAGTGCCAGGTGCACCGGCGGACGTTGCTTTTTGTAGAAAACAGCCACTTGCCATGAAATGACCAATGCGGGGCCTGGTCCATTGCCAGTCTTTGCTCGATAAACCGAGCCGTTAAGCGGATTGTCCGATATATAAAAAACAAAACCCCGCACTAAGGCGGGGTTTTGTTTTGAGGTGGGATGCAAGGCATCCCTGTCAGCGGCATGTATCAGCCCTGGCGATTCTCATCGCTTTCAGGCTCGCTGCCTTTTTCCTCTTCGCCTGCAGGCGCCGGTGCGCTGGCGGGTTTTTCAACCTCGCCCAGCGGCTGTTCAGCCGGCTCGGAAACAGTGTTCTCCACACGGTTTACCGGAGCTTCCAGCGAAGGCTCGACTTGGGGCTGCTCTGCAGGATCAGCAGCAACGATCTCCGGGCTGGCCAGAGGTTGCTCCGCAGCGGCCTGTGCCTCGGCAGCGGCTTTCTCCGCGGCCTCCTTGGCCAGGCGCTCTTCTTCGCGGCGACGGCGACGCACTTCTCGTGGGTCGTTGGGCGCGCGACCCGAAGGCGTCAGGCTCGATGTCCGAACCGCGGGTTGAGCTGCCACGGCTGGCGCAGGCTCGGCGACAACAGCGGCGGGCTGATCTACAACAGGGCTAACGGCAACCGGCTCCGGTTCTGCTGTGAGGGGCTTAGCCTCGGCAGTAGGTGCTTCTTGTGCTTCTGCTGCGACTTGAGCAGGCGCTTCGACCACTACTTCCGGCTTGGCCTCGACAGCTTCAACAGGCGCAGGCGTAGCTTCCTGGGTGACCGCTTCGGTCTCGACTGCAGGCGCCGATGGTGCTTCAGTCACAGTTTCAGCAGTTTCAGCAGTTTCAGCAGTTTCAGCTGCCAGAGCTGCAACGTTTGCGGCGATGGCTACCTGCTCGGATTTAACAGGAGCATTACTTTCGCTGACGTTTGCGATCTCTGCTTCGTTTTCGCCCTCGATCTCATTGCCGTTGGCATCGCGCTGGCGGTCACGGCGGTTGCTGCGACGGCGCTGACCACGGGAGCGCCGACGTGGACGATCGCCGCCTTCGGTTGAATCCTGGTCGTCGCTAGCGCCTTCCTGGACTTCTTCGTTCTGCTGCAGAGCTTCCTCGTTGACAACTTGCTCTGCGCGAGGCTTGCGCTCTTCGCGCGGCGGGCGCGGTTTGCGCTCGGTGCTCTCTTCGCTCACTGCCGGGGTGGCCTGATCGTTCTCATCGATCGGTGCACGCAGCTCGCGCTTGCGCTCTTCCCGTGGCTGACGCTCTTCGCGCGGTGCGCGTTCGCGACGTGGCTGCTGCGAATTGCTCTCGCTGTTGGTCTCTTGCGTTTCGCGCGGCTCGCGTGGCTTACGCTCTTCACGTGGCGGGCGCGGTTGACGCTCTTCCCGTGGCTGACGCTCTTCGCGCGGTGCGCGCTCTTCCCGAGGCTTGCGCTCTTCGTCGCGAGCACCGCGCGAGTCACGGCGGCGATTCTGCTGGCGACCGCTGCGGCGCTCATCGTTGCGCTGTGGGCGATTGCTCGAAGGCTGCTTCTTCTCAACTTCGACGGCGGGTTCTTCCTGCTTCCCGGCAAACAGACCGACCAGGGATTTGACCAGGCCTTTGAACAGGCTTGGCTCCTGAGCTGCTGCTGACGCTACGGGAGCGGCGGGCGCAGGGCTGGCTGTAGGGGCAGGCGCCGTACGCTGTGGTGCAGTTTTCACTGCCGCTTCCTGGCGTACCAGGGTGCGGGTCGAGCTGACCGGCTGAGTTTCTTCGACTTCAGTCGGGCTCATCTCATAGCTGGCCTGGCCGGCAATGATTTCCGGGCTGTCATCGCGTAGGCGCTGAACTTCGAAATGTGGCGTTTCCAGATGGTCATCCGGAAGGATAAAGATACGTGCGCGGGTACGCAGTTCGATTTTGGTGATGGCGTTGCGCTTTTCGTTGAGCAAGAAGGCCGCCACTTGGAACGGCACGCGCGCACGGATCTCGGCGGTGCGATCCTTCAGGGCTTCCTCTTCGATCAGGCGCAGGATGGCCAGCGACAGCGACTCAACGTCACGGATGACGCCCTGACCCTTGCAGCGTGGGCAGACGATACCGCTGGTTTCGCCCAGTGACGGACGCAGGCGCTGGCGAGACATTTCCAGCAGGCCAAAGCGAGAAATGCGACCTACCTGAATGCGCGCGCGATCGGCTTCCAGCGCTTCGCGGACCTTTTCTTCCACGGCGCGCTGATTTTTTGCCGGCGTCATGTCGATGAAGTCGATGACGATTAGACCGCCGATGTCGCGCAGACGCAGCTGACGAGCGATTTCCTCGGCGGCTTCGAGGTTGGTCTGCAGGGCGGTTTCCTCGATATCGCAGCCCTTGGTGGCGCGTGCCGAGTTGATGTCGATGGACACCAGCGCTTCGGTCGGATCGATGACGATGGAGCCGCCGGAGGGCAGCTTCACTTCACGCTGGAAGGCGGTCTCGATCTGGCTTTCGATCTGGAAACGGTTGAACAGCGGCACGCTGTCTTCATACAGCTTGATCTTGCTGGCGTACTGCGGCATCACCTGCTGGATGAAGCTCAGGGCCTCTTCCTGGGCGTCGATGCTGTCGATCAGTACTTCGCCGATGTCCTGGCGCAGGTAGTCACGAATGGCGCGGATGATGACATTGGATTCCTGGTAGATCAGGAATGGAGCAGGGCGGTCCTGGGAGGCTTCCTTGACGGCGCTCCAGAGCTGTACCAGGTAATCGAGGTCCCACTGCAGTTCTTCGCTGGAGCGACCAAGGCCTGCGGTACGCACGATCAGGCCCATGTCGGCCGGTACGTTGATGCCATTCAGGGCTTCACGCAGTTCGTTGCGCTCTTCGCCTTCGATGCGTCGCGAGATGCCGCCTGCGCGTGGGTTGTTGGGCATCAGTACAAGGTAGCGGCCAGCCAGGCTGATGAAGGTGGTCAGGGCTGCGCCCTTGTTGCCACGCTCTTCCTTTTCAACCTGGACGATGACTTCCTGGCCTTCTTTCAGGACTTCCTTGATGTTGACGCGGCCTTCAGGGGCTTTGGAGAAGTATTCGCGGGAGATTTCCTTGAGTGGCAGGAAGCCGTGGCGCTCGGCGCCGAAATCGACGAAAGCGGCTTCAAGGCTGGCTTCGACGCGAGTGATCTTGCCTTTATAGATATTGGCTTTTTTCTGTTCGCGCGCTCCGGATTCGATATCCAGGTCGAACAGTCGCTGGCCGTCGACCAGTGCAACACGCAACTCTTCAGGTTGGGTTGCGTTAATCAGCATTCTTTTCATGTAGTACCGTCGGTTTCCGTGGCATCCGGAAACGGCGTTCGGCACACACGACTCTCGCAGTCGGTGTCAGGTGCGTCAGGAGGGCTTGTCAGGCACTCCAGTGTCCAGCGATGTGAGGCCAGTTGGGCCGGCGTCGCGACGACGTCTCCTGCTTGCTGTAACACAGCAGCAATGCTTAAGGGAGGAGGAATCAGGCACCGGTAGCGGACGGAATGAAACGTCTGTGTAAGCCTTTGCTACGCAATCCGGTGCTGTGCATCTCGACCCAACACGCATACGTTGAAAATCGGGTGCCGCTCGCAGAATCCAGGGAGCGGGTTTCGATTATCGCGATTGCCCAAAAGAGGGGGCACGCATCATGTCTTCTAGGCTTGTTTCGCAACCTCGTCGCTACTGGAGAGAGGGTGCGTCGGACGGCCTCACGTCCTCAAACATGTTGCGGTCAGGGATGGCTGGTTTAGATGCATCCTCGGACCTGGCCGTTTTAGCGGCGTGCCTGACTATAACAGTAATGTTTAAGTGCTTCAATTGCATGAAAATTGATACCATTCGCCAATGACCAATACCCCTTCCCAGACCACTGGCGTGCAAATGCTTGAGGTCTCGCCGGAGCTTGCCGGCCAGCGCATCGATAACTTTCTTCGCACCCAGCTCAAGGGTGTGCCCAAGACATTGATCTACCGCATCCTGCGTAAGGGTGAGGTGCGGGTCAATAAGGGGCGGATCAAGCCGGAGTACAAACTTCAGGCCGGCGATGTGGTGCGTGTGCCACCGCTTCGAATGGCTGAGCGTGACGAGGATGTGCCGCTGGCGCAGGGTCTGCTCGATCGTCTGGAAGCAGCCATCGTCTATGAAGACAATGCCCTGATTGTGCTCAACAAGCCGTCCGGTATTGCCGTGCATGGTGGCAGTGGGCTCAGCTTCGGTGTGATCGAAGCCTTGCGCCAGCTGCGCCCGGACGCCAGAGAGCTGGAACTGGTGCATCGTCTGGATCGTGATACCTCTGGTCTGCTGATGATTGCCAAGAAGCGCAGCATGCTGCGCCATCTGCATCAGGCACTGCGCGGCGATGGTGTCGACAAGCGCTATATGGCGCTGGTGCGCGGTCGCTGGGAAACCGGTACCAAGCAGGTCAATGCCCCCTTGCTGAAAAATACCCTGCGTTCCGGTGAGCGCATGGTAGAGGTAACCGATGAGGGCAAGGAGGCGTTGACGCTGTTTCGCGTGCTGCGGCGCTTCGGCGATTTCGCCACTCTGGTCGAGGCCAGGCCGATTACCGGGCGTACCCACCAGATTCGGGTGCATGCGCGCCATGCGGGACACGCCATCGCTGGTGACAACAAATATGGCGATGAAGAATTTTCCGGGCTGATTCGCGAGCTGGGTGGCAAGCGTCTGTTCCTGCACGCTTGCGCATTGCGAGTGACGCTACCCGATGGAGGCGAGCTGAGCCTGGAGGCGCCGGTGGACGAAACCTGGGCGCGCACGTTGGAGCGCCTGGGTGAGTAATTACAGCCTGTTGATTTTCGATTGGGACGGCACTCTGATGGATTCCATCGGGCGAATCGTCGAGTCGGTCTGTGCAGCGGCTGCCTCCTGTGACCTGCCTGTGCTTGATGAGAATGCCATCAAGGGCATCATCGGGCTTTCCTTGCCGGAAGCCATCGCAACGCTCTACCCGGATCTCACCGATGCGATTACCGCGGAGGCGTTCAGGGAGGCTTATGTTGCGCACTATCTGGCCCTGGATGCCGAGCCTGCGGCGCTGTATCCCGGGGTCATCGAAGGCTTGCAGCAGTTTCGCGAGCAGGGCCATCAGCTTGCCGTGGCAACTGGAAAGGGGCGGCAGGGGCTGGATAGGGTGCTCGCAGGTCAGGGGCTGACAGATTTCTTTGATGTGACGCGCTGTGCGGATGAAACCGCCAGCAAGCCTCATCCTCTGATGATTCAGGAAATTCTGGCGCACTGCCGGGTTGAGCCCGAGCAGGCATTGATGATTGGCGACTCGGTGTTCGACCTGGAGATGGCCAGGCGTGCCGGGGTGGACAGTGTTGCGGTTGGTTATGGTGCGCAGCCCTCTGAGGTGCTGCATGCTTATTCGCCGCGTTTTGCAATAAATGAGTTTTCCGAGCTCGGCCGGTGGCTGCGCTCTGTGGGGACAGCTGAGGCAGGTATATATGTCGGATGAATGGAAAGCCCCGGTCGAGGGGGGCAAGGAAGAGCGGAGCAGCTGGAAGTTGCTGGAGAAGACGCTGCTGGCAAGTGTTCAGGAGCAACGCCGGGCCAGGCGCTGGGGTATTTTCTTCAAGTCGCTGACCTTCGTGTATCTGTTCGTCGTGCTGGCGCTTTTTTCTCCGTTGCTGCAGATGGGTGACGGCAAAAATGCCGACGGCGGTCATACCGCAGTGATCAATGTGCGCGGGATGATTGCTGACCAAGAGCAGGCCAGCGCCGACAACATTATCGGTGCCTTGCGTGCGGCATTTGAGGACTCTGCCACCAGGGCGGTGGTCTTGCGTATCAATAGTCCTGGTGGCAGTCCGGTGCAATCGGGTTATGTCTACGATGAGATCCGCCGGTTGCGCGGAGAGTATCCGCAGACCAAGGTCTACGCGGTAATTACCGATCTGGGCGCTTCGGGGGCCTATTACATTGCCAGTGCCGCCGATGAAATCTATGCCGACAAGTCGAGCCTGGTGGGGTCCATCGGTGTGACCGCTGCTACCTTCGGTTTCGTTGGCGCCCTGGAGAAGCTGGGTGTTGAGCGGCGGGTGTATACCTCCGGCGAGCACAAGGCATTCCTTGATCCCTTTCAGCCGCAGAAGTCAGAAGAAACCGAGTTCTGGAGCAGTGTGCTGGCGACCACTCACCGCCAGTTCATTGAAAGCGTCAAGCAGGGGCGTGGCGAGCGGCTGCAGGTTGAAGCCAATCCTGAGCTGTTCTCCGGCCTGATCTGGTCTGGCGAGCAGGCGCTGGAGCTAGGGTTGGTCGATGCGCTTGGCAGTACGAGTTATGTGGCGCGGGAGGTGGTTGGCGAAGAAACCCTGGTGGATTTCACCGTGAAGGATTCTCCGCTGGATCGCTTTACCAAGAAGCTGGGGGCTGCTGTTGGCACTCAGATGGCCCTGTGGATGGGGTTGCAAGGGCCGACTCTGCGCTGAGTCATGCAGCCATCAAGGAACTTCGATTCCTGCGCTGTTGAGCATCTCTACCAGCC is from Pseudomonas saudiphocaensis and encodes:
- a CDS encoding S49 family peptidase, whose amino-acid sequence is MSDEWKAPVEGGKEERSSWKLLEKTLLASVQEQRRARRWGIFFKSLTFVYLFVVLALFSPLLQMGDGKNADGGHTAVINVRGMIADQEQASADNIIGALRAAFEDSATRAVVLRINSPGGSPVQSGYVYDEIRRLRGEYPQTKVYAVITDLGASGAYYIASAADEIYADKSSLVGSIGVTAATFGFVGALEKLGVERRVYTSGEHKAFLDPFQPQKSEETEFWSSVLATTHRQFIESVKQGRGERLQVEANPELFSGLIWSGEQALELGLVDALGSTSYVAREVVGEETLVDFTVKDSPLDRFTKKLGAAVGTQMALWMGLQGPTLR
- a CDS encoding HAD-IA family hydrolase, giving the protein MSNYSLLIFDWDGTLMDSIGRIVESVCAAAASCDLPVLDENAIKGIIGLSLPEAIATLYPDLTDAITAEAFREAYVAHYLALDAEPAALYPGVIEGLQQFREQGHQLAVATGKGRQGLDRVLAGQGLTDFFDVTRCADETASKPHPLMIQEILAHCRVEPEQALMIGDSVFDLEMARRAGVDSVAVGYGAQPSEVLHAYSPRFAINEFSELGRWLRSVGTAEAGIYVG
- the rne gene encoding ribonuclease E; this translates as MKRMLINATQPEELRVALVDGQRLFDLDIESGAREQKKANIYKGKITRVEASLEAAFVDFGAERHGFLPLKEISREYFSKAPEGRVNIKEVLKEGQEVIVQVEKEERGNKGAALTTFISLAGRYLVLMPNNPRAGGISRRIEGEERNELREALNGINVPADMGLIVRTAGLGRSSEELQWDLDYLVQLWSAVKEASQDRPAPFLIYQESNVIIRAIRDYLRQDIGEVLIDSIDAQEEALSFIQQVMPQYASKIKLYEDSVPLFNRFQIESQIETAFQREVKLPSGGSIVIDPTEALVSIDINSARATKGCDIEETALQTNLEAAEEIARQLRLRDIGGLIVIDFIDMTPAKNQRAVEEKVREALEADRARIQVGRISRFGLLEMSRQRLRPSLGETSGIVCPRCKGQGVIRDVESLSLAILRLIEEEALKDRTAEIRARVPFQVAAFLLNEKRNAITKIELRTRARIFILPDDHLETPHFEVQRLRDDSPEIIAGQASYEMSPTEVEETQPVSSTRTLVRQEAAVKTAPQRTAPAPTASPAPAAPVASAAAQEPSLFKGLVKSLVGLFAGKQEEPAVEVEKKQPSSNRPQRNDERRSGRQQNRRRDSRGARDEERKPREERAPREERQPREERQPRPPREERKPREPRETQETNSESNSQQPRRERAPREERQPREERKRELRAPIDENDQATPAVSEESTERKPRPPREERKPRAEQVVNEEALQQNEEVQEGASDDQDSTEGGDRPRRRSRGQRRRSNRRDRQRDANGNEIEGENEAEIANVSESNAPVKSEQVAIAANVAALAAETAETAETAETVTEAPSAPAVETEAVTQEATPAPVEAVEAKPEVVVEAPAQVAAEAQEAPTAEAKPLTAEPEPVAVSPVVDQPAAVVAEPAPAVAAQPAVRTSSLTPSGRAPNDPREVRRRRREEERLAKEAAEKAAAEAQAAAEQPLASPEIVAADPAEQPQVEPSLEAPVNRVENTVSEPAEQPLGEVEKPASAPAPAGEEEKGSEPESDENRQG
- the rluC gene encoding 23S rRNA pseudouridine(955/2504/2580) synthase RluC; the encoded protein is MTNTPSQTTGVQMLEVSPELAGQRIDNFLRTQLKGVPKTLIYRILRKGEVRVNKGRIKPEYKLQAGDVVRVPPLRMAERDEDVPLAQGLLDRLEAAIVYEDNALIVLNKPSGIAVHGGSGLSFGVIEALRQLRPDARELELVHRLDRDTSGLLMIAKKRSMLRHLHQALRGDGVDKRYMALVRGRWETGTKQVNAPLLKNTLRSGERMVEVTDEGKEALTLFRVLRRFGDFATLVEARPITGRTHQIRVHARHAGHAIAGDNKYGDEEFSGLIRELGGKRLFLHACALRVTLPDGGELSLEAPVDETWARTLERLGE